The following coding sequences are from one Leptolyngbya sp. NIES-3755 window:
- a CDS encoding hypothetical protein (similar to AA sequence:cyanobase_aa:slr6050), which translates to MQVNRDSKGSLLRNRVRKLLKGFKFEQLFIDELGWDECDQSLPLKLADSLYELNAIAQKRGLIAYVCNADCNGKIPDSSTRGKIDTEVTKFSREHLIIFVDRTNSEQKWQWVRREVGTTTRRRELSFHKGQDGEAIVQRLEAISFSLEEEDDLTSAEVQRRTRKAFDIDQVTKKFYTRFAKEHQAFLSFINGMRSQLDHEWYASLMLNRLMFVYFIQKKGFLNGDTDYLRHRLEECQAQYQGKDQFYSFYRYFLLKLFHDGLGSPKRDNELETLLGRVPYLNGGLFEVHELEKEYPKLQIPDEAFERIFSFFDEYQWHLDDRPLKNDREINPDVLEGVMNFSLN; encoded by the coding sequence ATGCAAGTTAATCGCGATTCCAAAGGAAGTTTGCTTCGCAATCGAGTCCGTAAACTCCTGAAAGGCTTCAAGTTTGAGCAGCTATTTATTGATGAGCTAGGTTGGGATGAGTGTGACCAATCTCTACCGCTTAAATTAGCTGATAGCTTGTATGAGTTGAACGCGATCGCACAGAAACGCGGATTGATTGCCTATGTCTGTAATGCCGATTGCAATGGCAAAATCCCAGACTCTAGCACTCGTGGCAAGATTGATACGGAGGTCACGAAATTTAGTCGTGAACATCTGATTATTTTTGTCGATCGTACTAACTCTGAGCAAAAATGGCAGTGGGTTCGGCGTGAAGTTGGAACGACCACGCGACGACGAGAACTATCGTTTCACAAAGGGCAAGACGGAGAAGCGATCGTACAACGTCTCGAAGCGATCTCGTTCTCGCTGGAAGAGGAAGATGATTTAACTTCGGCAGAGGTGCAACGTCGTACTCGTAAAGCATTTGACATTGATCAGGTTACTAAAAAGTTCTACACCCGCTTCGCGAAAGAACATCAGGCATTTTTGAGCTTTATTAATGGAATGCGATCGCAGCTTGATCACGAGTGGTATGCGTCATTAATGCTCAATCGCTTGATGTTTGTGTACTTCATTCAGAAGAAAGGCTTTCTCAATGGAGACACGGACTATCTAAGGCATCGCTTAGAGGAGTGTCAAGCTCAGTATCAAGGCAAAGACCAATTCTATTCGTTCTATCGCTATTTCTTGCTCAAGCTGTTTCATGATGGCTTGGGTAGTCCAAAGCGGGATAATGAGCTAGAAACCCTGCTCGGTCGAGTTCCTTACCTCAATGGTGGATTGTTTGAGGTGCATGAGCTTGAGAAAGAATATCCGAAGCTTCAGATTCCTGATGAAGCATTCGAGCGGATTTTTAGCTTTTTTGATGAGTATCAATGGCATCTGGACGATCGACCATTGAAGAACGATCGAGAGATTAACCCAGACGTACTAGAGGGTGTTATGAACTTTTCGCTAAACTAG
- a CDS encoding putative transposase [ISY523a: - 968419] (similar to AA sequence:cyanobase_aa:sll1716) yields MTRKPYPTDVSDDEWTFVAPYLTLMSEEAPQRDHSLREVFNGLRWMVRAGSSWRLMPHDLPPWHTVYQQMQRWIKAGVFETIVHDLRELLRLLEGRNAQPSAMILDSRTLQSSIESGERAGYDGGKRKKGSKVHLAVDTLGHLLAMVVTAANEQDRAQVAALTQQVQAVTGESVEVAFVDQAYTGEQPANDAEAHGIRLEVVKLPEARKGFILLPRRWVVERSFGWMSRFRRLVRDYERLPETLAGFHLIAFAALMVNRFVETCFQSA; encoded by the coding sequence ATGACAAGAAAACCATATCCGACTGATGTTAGCGACGATGAATGGACATTCGTCGCCCCGTATTTGACCTTGATGAGTGAGGAAGCGCCACAACGAGACCATAGTCTGAGAGAAGTATTCAACGGACTACGTTGGATGGTGCGGGCTGGAAGTAGCTGGCGACTGATGCCTCACGATCTTCCGCCTTGGCACACGGTCTATCAACAAATGCAACGATGGATCAAAGCAGGTGTGTTTGAGACCATCGTGCATGACCTGAGAGAACTGCTGAGATTGTTGGAAGGACGCAACGCCCAGCCGAGCGCGATGATTTTGGACAGTCGCACCTTGCAATCGAGTATCGAAAGTGGCGAACGAGCGGGCTACGATGGGGGGAAGCGCAAAAAAGGCAGCAAGGTACATTTGGCAGTTGATACGTTGGGACATCTATTAGCGATGGTTGTCACTGCTGCAAATGAGCAAGACCGAGCGCAAGTCGCAGCGTTGACTCAACAAGTGCAAGCGGTCACTGGAGAATCCGTCGAAGTTGCCTTTGTGGATCAAGCTTACACGGGGGAACAACCCGCCAATGACGCAGAAGCGCATGGGATTCGCTTGGAAGTTGTAAAGCTTCCTGAAGCGAGGAAAGGGTTCATTCTGCTGCCTCGACGTTGGGTCGTCGAACGAAGTTTTGGCTGGATGTCACGATTTCGTAGATTGGTACGAGACTATGAGCGTTTACCAGAGACGTTAGCTGGGTTTCATCTGATTGCCTTCGCTGCACTCATGGTCAATCGCTTTGTTGAAACCTGTTTTCAAAGTGCATAA
- a CDS encoding putative transposase [ISY523a: - 968419] (similar to AA sequence:cyanobase_aa:sll1716), protein MSRKPYPTDVSDEEWVFVAPYLTLMSEDAPQREHSLREVFNGLRYVARSGGAWRLMPHDLPPWAAVYQQTQRWMKAGVFETMVHDLRELLRLLSGRNEQPSAVILDSRTLQSTLESGHRAGYDGGKRKKGSKVHIAVDTLGQLLALHVTPANEQDRHQVQVLVEQVQQVTGDNIEVAFVDQAYTGEPAAQAAEQQGVRLEVVKLPEAKKGFVLLPRRWVVERSFGWMSRFRRLVRDYERLAETLAGFHLVAFAMLMVKQFVELRFQSS, encoded by the coding sequence ATGAGTAGAAAGCCTTATCCCACAGATGTCAGCGACGAAGAATGGGTATTTGTCGCACCATACTTAACATTGATGAGCGAAGATGCACCGCAGCGCGAACACAGTCTGAGAGAAGTGTTTAACGGTTTACGATACGTGGCGAGAAGCGGAGGAGCGTGGCGACTAATGCCGCATGACTTGCCGCCGTGGGCAGCGGTGTACCAACAAACGCAGCGGTGGATGAAAGCAGGGGTGTTTGAAACGATGGTACATGACCTGCGCGAATTGTTACGGCTTCTGTCTGGACGCAACGAGCAACCGAGTGCCGTGATTCTAGATAGTCGCACCTTACAGTCTACGCTTGAGAGCGGACATCGAGCAGGGTACGACGGCGGGAAACGCAAGAAAGGCAGCAAAGTCCATATTGCGGTGGACACATTAGGGCAACTGTTAGCGTTGCACGTCACGCCTGCGAACGAGCAAGACCGTCACCAAGTCCAAGTTCTGGTTGAGCAAGTGCAACAAGTCACCGGAGACAACATAGAAGTGGCGTTTGTTGATCAAGCTTATACCGGAGAACCAGCGGCACAAGCGGCAGAACAGCAAGGAGTTCGATTGGAAGTCGTGAAACTGCCGGAAGCCAAGAAGGGCTTCGTGCTGCTTCCTCGTCGGTGGGTGGTCGAGCGTAGTTTTGGCTGGATGTCCCGGTTTCGGCGGTTAGTGCGAGATTATGAGCGTCTAGCTGAAACTTTAGCAGGGTTTCACCTGGTCGCGTTTGCGATGTTGATGGTCAAACAGTTTGTTGAACTTCGCTTTCAAAGTTCATAA
- a CDS encoding hypothetical protein (similar to AA sequence:cyanobase_aa:slr6050) → MGAYYTKEDITEYISKNTIIPFLFNAAEKAYPSAFRPESAIWNLLKENPDRYIYDAVRKGVIDRSGTIIALPDEIAAGVDTVAQRNGWNRPADEEFALPTETWREFVARRDRALEVRQKLSNGEICSIDDFITYNLDLRQFAQDAIGTCEDPELLRAFYGAISNVTCLDPTCGSGAFLFAAANILEPLYDACLERMQAFLDDLQRSDQKHRPEKFKDFRQTLDFVGIHPNRKYFILKSIILNNLFGVDIMREATEICKLRLFLKLVSEVEPNSALPNYGLDPLPDIDFNIRAGNTLVGFANYEEVKQAVQGAQQKKLDLFGDMEKLDERAEIADRAFQMFRKMQTEQSMKPGQFTSGKAELRERLKELNHELNRYLASQYGVGSGKPKAFQKWLDDHQPFHWFVEFYGIIRSGGFDVIIGNPPYVELSKIRSIYVPQGFQTESCGNLYALCLERSINILGGSAWLGFVVQQPLVSTQRMQAARSILLDNSALVFSSTYDDRPSKLFDGIHHARIAITISQKTRKSHDAALYVTSYNKWYKEERKKLFASLAYTRSFEHQILSCFPKIRSSIESSIVHKLSSTSKYFQDWIFNGNSEHRVYYKITGVGHWFTITSRPPKFFRQGDESSSTRESFICFENVARRDQALVILNSSLFYWFYQVRTNCRDFNPSDYKTFPIITSLSHEDFSALSEQLQSCLDRSSSFINVSHSKTGAIQVEQFKPREAKPIIDEIDRVLAKHYGFTDEELDFIINYDIKYRMGRDAND, encoded by the coding sequence ATGGGAGCGTACTATACAAAAGAAGATATCACGGAGTACATTAGCAAAAATACAATCATTCCTTTTCTGTTCAATGCAGCAGAGAAAGCTTATCCATCTGCATTTCGACCAGAGAGTGCTATCTGGAATTTGCTGAAAGAGAATCCCGATCGATACATCTATGATGCTGTACGTAAGGGAGTAATTGATCGCTCTGGAACAATCATTGCACTGCCTGATGAGATTGCTGCTGGAGTTGACACTGTGGCTCAACGGAATGGATGGAATCGCCCAGCAGATGAAGAATTTGCTTTACCGACGGAGACTTGGCGGGAATTTGTGGCGAGGCGCGATCGCGCTCTTGAGGTTCGTCAGAAGTTGAGCAATGGGGAAATTTGCTCGATCGATGATTTCATTACCTATAACTTAGACCTTCGCCAGTTTGCTCAAGATGCGATCGGAACTTGCGAAGATCCAGAGTTGCTCAGAGCTTTCTATGGTGCTATTTCTAATGTGACCTGTCTCGATCCAACTTGTGGATCGGGTGCGTTTCTCTTTGCCGCAGCAAACATTTTAGAACCTCTCTATGATGCTTGTTTAGAGCGAATGCAAGCATTTTTGGATGATCTGCAACGTTCAGATCAGAAGCATCGCCCGGAGAAGTTCAAAGATTTTCGTCAAACGTTGGACTTTGTTGGCATTCATCCAAACCGTAAGTACTTCATTCTCAAGTCGATTATCCTTAACAATCTCTTTGGTGTGGATATTATGCGGGAAGCAACAGAGATTTGTAAGCTCCGTCTGTTTCTCAAATTGGTTTCAGAAGTAGAACCAAACTCTGCGCTACCGAACTATGGTCTAGATCCATTACCTGATATTGATTTCAATATTCGAGCAGGAAACACACTGGTTGGATTTGCAAACTATGAAGAAGTAAAGCAAGCTGTACAAGGGGCGCAACAAAAGAAGCTTGACTTGTTTGGCGATATGGAGAAGCTAGACGAGCGGGCTGAAATTGCCGATCGTGCCTTTCAAATGTTTCGTAAAATGCAGACTGAACAAAGCATGAAACCAGGACAGTTTACCAGTGGAAAGGCTGAACTGCGCGAAAGGTTGAAAGAGCTAAATCATGAATTGAATCGCTATCTTGCTTCTCAATATGGTGTAGGTAGTGGTAAGCCAAAAGCCTTTCAAAAATGGCTTGATGATCATCAACCCTTTCACTGGTTTGTAGAGTTCTATGGAATCATAAGAAGTGGCGGCTTTGATGTAATTATTGGTAATCCGCCGTATGTTGAACTTTCTAAAATTCGATCAATTTATGTCCCTCAAGGTTTTCAAACAGAGTCTTGCGGTAATTTGTATGCCTTGTGCTTAGAAAGGTCTATCAATATATTAGGAGGTTCAGCATGGCTAGGGTTTGTAGTTCAACAGCCTCTTGTATCTACCCAAAGGATGCAAGCTGCTAGATCTATTCTGCTAGACAATTCAGCATTAGTCTTTTCAAGTACATACGATGATAGACCAAGCAAGCTTTTTGATGGTATTCATCACGCAAGAATTGCAATTACGATTTCTCAAAAAACTAGGAAGTCCCACGATGCAGCACTGTACGTAACCTCATACAATAAATGGTACAAGGAGGAAAGAAAAAAGCTATTTGCTTCTTTAGCTTATACTAGAAGCTTTGAGCATCAAATTCTTTCATGCTTCCCAAAAATCCGATCATCAATTGAATCATCAATCGTCCACAAGCTGTCCTCAACATCTAAATATTTCCAAGATTGGATTTTTAATGGTAATAGCGAACATAGAGTCTACTACAAGATTACTGGTGTAGGACACTGGTTCACAATTACATCAAGACCACCAAAGTTTTTTAGACAAGGTGATGAGTCTTCATCGACACGAGAAAGCTTTATTTGTTTTGAAAATGTAGCAAGAAGAGATCAGGCACTTGTTATCCTGAATAGTTCACTTTTCTACTGGTTCTACCAAGTTAGAACTAATTGCAGGGACTTCAATCCTTCAGACTATAAAACTTTTCCCATAATCACTTCTCTCTCTCATGAAGACTTTTCTGCTTTATCTGAGCAGCTACAGTCTTGTCTTGACCGCTCTAGCTCTTTTATTAACGTCTCACATAGTAAGACTGGAGCAATACAAGTGGAACAATTTAAACCGCGTGAAGCTAAACCAATAATCGATGAGATCGATCGCGTCCTAGCCAAACACTACGGCTTTACTGACGAAGAACTCGACTTCATCATCAACTACGACATCAAATACCGTATGGGACGCGATGCCAATGACTAA
- a CDS encoding hypothetical protein (similar to AA sequence:cyanobase_aa:NIES39_A02080) yields the protein MTNELSHLSSDATDYPYPESLRTYRYSKTLPTISAIGNLSILQNKTIALFCSIQCPGDLILKTYDLAVALREQQQTVISGFHSPMEQECLTLLLRGTQPVIYCPARSLDNLRLKSEWKTAIEQNRLLLLSPFATHQHRATAELAQTRNQFVAAIADAIFIAYANPNGKTIAFAQQILAWDKPLFTFESDNNRELIAMGAKPLEPPTLFM from the coding sequence ATGACTAATGAGCTATCGCATCTTAGTTCTGATGCAACTGACTATCCCTATCCAGAATCATTAAGAACTTACCGATATTCCAAGACTTTGCCGACCATTAGCGCGATCGGTAATCTCTCGATTCTGCAAAACAAAACGATCGCCCTCTTTTGCTCAATTCAATGCCCTGGCGACTTGATCCTCAAAACCTACGATCTTGCTGTAGCCCTGCGAGAACAGCAGCAAACCGTAATCAGCGGATTTCATTCCCCAATGGAGCAAGAATGCCTCACATTGCTTCTCCGTGGCACTCAACCCGTTATCTATTGCCCTGCGCGGAGTCTAGACAATCTGCGGCTAAAATCTGAGTGGAAAACCGCGATCGAGCAAAATCGCTTACTTCTACTTTCCCCATTTGCCACTCATCAGCATCGCGCCACTGCCGAACTTGCCCAAACTCGCAATCAGTTTGTTGCTGCGATCGCCGATGCCATTTTCATCGCCTACGCCAACCCAAACGGAAAAACGATCGCCTTCGCCCAACAGATCTTAGCTTGGGACAAGCCTCTGTTCACATTCGAGAGCGACAATAACCGTGAGCTAATCGCGATGGGCGCAAAGCCTCTTGAGCCTCCTACATTATTTATGTGA
- a CDS encoding phage integrase (similar to AA sequence:cyanobase_aa:AM1_5804) has translation MYSNTPGKAFKGTVKVKSSNGRLQLVFSYGGKRHYLSTGLVDTATNQRLAQLKASEIEKDILYERFDPTLEKYKPNLR, from the coding sequence ATGTACTCAAACACTCCAGGGAAAGCGTTCAAGGGCACAGTAAAAGTTAAGAGTTCTAATGGGCGGTTACAACTTGTCTTTAGCTACGGCGGCAAGCGCCATTATTTGTCCACGGGTTTAGTTGATACGGCAACGAATCAGCGTCTTGCTCAACTGAAAGCGAGCGAGATCGAGAAAGATATTCTCTACGAGCGATTCGATCCAACGTTAGAAAAGTACAAGCCCAATCTGCGCTGA
- a CDS encoding hypothetical protein (hypothetical protein Aazo_4513;~similar to AA sequence:cyanobase_aa:LBDG_55900), which yields MVQYTLAQSPEIILTVPGKDSPKARDKAMDQLMELMDEGKLPTDLADGFGPQNFIEVKDPGSQPASDEDAITQAVQTLSSLATLKLKAQESKSEALQVRQQIDILFTDDAVTEEEINGLKEGFKVLKSYAQTNLRYREARSQAEEARTILDRALQSSEPDSKKK from the coding sequence ATGGTTCAGTATACCCTCGCTCAAAGCCCCGAAATCATTCTCACAGTTCCCGGTAAAGACTCGCCAAAAGCACGCGACAAGGCGATGGATCAACTGATGGAATTAATGGACGAGGGCAAGCTTCCGACGGATTTAGCCGATGGTTTCGGTCCGCAGAATTTTATCGAAGTCAAAGATCCAGGAAGTCAACCTGCAAGCGACGAGGATGCAATCACTCAAGCTGTTCAGACTTTGAGCAGTTTGGCAACCCTGAAATTAAAGGCGCAGGAATCGAAATCGGAAGCGCTTCAAGTTCGCCAGCAGATCGATATTCTCTTTACAGATGATGCTGTCACTGAGGAAGAAATTAATGGATTGAAAGAAGGCTTTAAAGTGCTGAAGAGTTATGCACAGACGAATTTGAGATATCGAGAAGCGCGATCGCAAGCCGAAGAAGCCCGAACCATTCTCGATCGAGCACTGCAATCTTCAGAACCAGACTCGAAAAAGAAATAA
- a CDS encoding alpha/beta hydrolase fold-containing protein (similar to AA sequence:cyanobase_aa:LBDG_55890): protein MTTTDQVKTLPPLEKLIWDWNGHSIRYTVMGTGQPLVLVHGFGASIGHWRKNIPVLAEAGYQVFAIDLLGFGGSDKPALDYTVELWVELLKDFWAANIQRPAVFVGNSIGGLLCMMVLAQHPEIAAGGVLLNPAGGLNHRPDELNPPLRFVMGTFSKLVGSKQFGRWMFDQVRQKGRIRNSLRQVYRNPDAITDELVELLHEPSCHPGAQQVFASVLMAPPGPRPTELLPQIQVPLLVIWGEADPWTPIAGSKIYQSLVESQPVEFTSIPNTGHCPHDERPEIVNPLIVQWLDRTVGKN, encoded by the coding sequence ATGACGACGACTGATCAAGTAAAGACACTTCCCCCACTGGAAAAGTTGATCTGGGATTGGAACGGGCATTCGATTCGGTACACCGTCATGGGTACGGGTCAGCCCCTTGTTTTGGTGCATGGGTTTGGAGCCTCGATCGGACATTGGAGGAAAAATATTCCAGTACTGGCAGAAGCCGGATATCAAGTATTCGCGATCGACCTTTTGGGATTTGGTGGATCTGATAAACCTGCTTTGGATTACACAGTTGAACTCTGGGTCGAATTGCTGAAAGATTTTTGGGCAGCGAATATTCAGCGTCCGGCAGTGTTTGTGGGGAATTCGATCGGCGGATTACTCTGCATGATGGTGTTAGCGCAGCATCCCGAAATTGCAGCGGGTGGAGTTTTGCTGAATCCAGCAGGTGGATTGAATCACCGTCCAGATGAGTTAAATCCGCCGCTGCGATTTGTGATGGGAACCTTTTCTAAATTGGTCGGCTCGAAGCAGTTCGGGCGATGGATGTTTGATCAAGTGCGGCAGAAAGGGCGAATTCGCAATAGTTTGAGACAGGTTTATCGCAATCCGGACGCGATTACGGATGAATTGGTTGAGTTGCTACATGAACCCTCTTGTCATCCGGGAGCACAGCAGGTTTTTGCCTCGGTTTTGATGGCTCCTCCTGGACCGAGACCGACTGAACTTTTACCGCAAATTCAAGTGCCGCTGTTGGTGATTTGGGGAGAAGCTGATCCGTGGACTCCGATCGCAGGTTCAAAGATTTATCAATCGCTGGTTGAGTCCCAACCCGTGGAATTTACTTCCATTCCAAATACGGGACATTGTCCACATGATGAGCGTCCAGAGATTGTGAATCCGTTGATTGTTCAGTGGCTCGATCGCACTGTCGGTAAAAACTAG
- a CDS encoding hypothetical protein (hypothetical protein Npun_F1823;~similar to AA sequence:cyanobase_aa:LBDG_55880), translating into MNLEISPKHDLSNAPERETLMPIDELPETSDSPNLDLVEANRLLQQGMELNQRGELQAAIATLQRAHLIFWEVGDQQGTKQALEGLGLVCYTMGEYAKAIDYSQRSLVLAQRIRHYLSSVKILGTLGNAYRHLADHDRAIDYQKQSLTLAQELRDQRSEMAALNNLGLAYKAANDPQAAIQCERKALEIAQDLQDYVATGQILKNLGNAYYALGDFEQAIAYYQQRLALARQLGDQRLEMQVLRNLGNACNVMGEHENSIVYNLNRLEIAKTLNDDRTQEQALGSLCVAYEALGQTQLAIECYQDRLQLARQHQDERLEFYILSNLKAAFSMLGDYSKASIVLNCITLNERSFLLARMRSLLRLYEQRWLGEFHPRINNDRSLQKNPDKRQSHW; encoded by the coding sequence ATGAACCTAGAGATCAGTCCGAAGCATGACCTGTCCAATGCTCCAGAACGCGAAACCTTGATGCCGATCGATGAATTGCCTGAAACGAGCGACTCTCCCAATCTTGATCTTGTTGAGGCAAATCGGTTATTGCAACAGGGAATGGAATTGAATCAGCGGGGAGAGTTGCAAGCCGCGATCGCAACTTTACAGCGAGCGCATCTGATCTTCTGGGAAGTGGGAGATCAACAGGGTACGAAGCAAGCATTGGAAGGCTTGGGACTGGTTTGCTACACAATGGGCGAATATGCCAAAGCGATCGATTATTCGCAGCGTAGTTTGGTGTTAGCCCAACGGATTCGACACTATCTCAGCAGCGTGAAGATTCTTGGAACGTTGGGGAATGCGTATCGACATCTGGCAGATCATGACAGAGCGATCGATTATCAGAAACAGAGTTTGACGCTGGCACAAGAGCTTCGAGATCAGCGGAGTGAAATGGCGGCTTTGAACAATTTGGGGCTGGCGTATAAAGCCGCGAACGATCCACAAGCTGCAATTCAATGTGAGCGGAAAGCATTAGAGATTGCTCAAGACTTGCAAGACTATGTGGCGACAGGTCAGATTTTGAAGAATCTTGGCAATGCGTATTATGCTCTGGGAGATTTTGAGCAAGCGATCGCATATTATCAACAGCGATTGGCACTTGCACGTCAATTGGGCGATCAACGGTTAGAAATGCAGGTTTTGAGAAATTTGGGAAATGCCTGTAACGTCATGGGAGAGCACGAGAATTCGATCGTGTACAACCTCAATCGGTTAGAGATTGCGAAGACGTTGAACGACGATCGCACTCAGGAGCAAGCATTGGGAAGTCTGTGTGTCGCTTATGAGGCACTTGGACAAACACAATTGGCGATCGAATGTTACCAAGACCGATTGCAATTAGCGAGACAGCATCAAGATGAGCGGTTGGAATTCTACATCTTGAGCAATCTAAAAGCAGCATTTTCGATGTTGGGAGATTACAGCAAAGCGAGTATAGTCCTCAATTGCATCACGCTTAACGAACGATCGTTCTTACTTGCTCGAATGCGAAGTCTCCTAAGACTTTATGAGCAGCGGTGGTTGGGTGAATTCCATCCCAGAATAAATAACGATCGCAGTTTGCAGAAGAACCCAGACAAGCGGCAGTCACATTGGTAA
- a CDS encoding GDSL family lipase (similar to AA sequence:cyanobase_aa:LBDG_21730), whose product MKRPFRLPKIALFVVAVLIVAAIAIMISTRSPQPQPTVQQPTIQPINQLYVFGDSLSDNGNVFRATGGEFPAPPYFEGRYSNGRVWVEELATKLDLSNDRFDNFAWGGATTGTNGLNSVPGVLAQVQTFVQNQPKINPQALFVIWAGANDYLYSTETPTRSIENLRQSLQSLIESGAKRLLVANLPNLGQLPATRNTEASQKLTNFAIAYNQSLATTLNQFRKPDIAIAELDVFGIYQNAIKNPGQFGFTNVTAACLGSSANCDRYLFWDGIHPTTAAHKVLGDFAFEQVRTIVR is encoded by the coding sequence ATGAAGCGTCCGTTTCGACTCCCAAAAATCGCCTTATTTGTCGTTGCCGTTCTAATTGTGGCAGCGATCGCAATTATGATTTCTACTCGATCACCACAGCCCCAACCTACCGTTCAGCAACCCACGATTCAACCGATTAATCAGCTTTATGTCTTCGGAGATAGTCTGTCTGATAATGGCAATGTCTTTCGAGCAACAGGGGGTGAATTTCCCGCTCCACCTTACTTTGAGGGACGCTACTCGAATGGAAGAGTTTGGGTAGAAGAACTGGCTACAAAATTAGATTTGTCTAACGATCGCTTTGATAACTTTGCGTGGGGTGGCGCAACAACGGGGACAAATGGACTTAATAGCGTTCCAGGTGTTCTCGCTCAAGTTCAAACCTTTGTGCAAAATCAGCCGAAGATTAATCCACAAGCGCTTTTTGTGATTTGGGCGGGTGCAAATGATTATCTTTACAGCACCGAAACGCCAACTCGGTCGATCGAGAACCTGAGACAATCGTTACAATCTCTCATTGAATCTGGCGCAAAACGGCTTTTGGTGGCAAATCTGCCAAACTTAGGACAATTACCTGCGACTCGTAATACAGAAGCCTCACAGAAATTAACCAACTTTGCGATCGCATACAATCAGTCACTCGCAACCACGCTCAATCAATTTCGCAAACCAGACATTGCGATCGCAGAACTTGATGTGTTTGGTATTTATCAAAATGCAATCAAAAACCCAGGACAATTCGGCTTTACCAATGTGACTGCCGCTTGTCTGGGTTCTTCTGCAAACTGCGATCGTTATTTATTCTGGGATGGAATTCACCCAACCACCGCTGCTCATAAAGTCTTAGGAGACTTCGCATTCGAGCAAGTAAGAACGATCGTTCGTTAA
- a CDS encoding hypothetical protein (hypothetical protein N9414_13695;~similar to AA sequence:cyanobase_aa:LBDG_21720) gives MQLVPRPHRRAVSSIDEAVHPISARPPSTVLSDPDSSHDRVGIFIDGSNLFYAAMQLGLEIDYSKLLGYLAAGRRLLRAYFYTGVDPHNEKQQGFLLWMRRHGYRVVTKDLIQNADGSKHANLDVEIAVDMLELAQYCNTMILLSGDGDLTYAVNTIAYRGVQVEVVSLQSMTSDSLVNIADRYVDLAKIKDLIQRDELVVP, from the coding sequence ATGCAACTTGTACCCCGTCCACACCGTCGGGCTGTTTCTTCGATCGATGAAGCAGTTCATCCGATTTCGGCTCGACCTCCCTCGACTGTGCTAAGCGACCCAGATTCATCTCACGATCGCGTTGGCATTTTCATCGATGGTTCCAATCTGTTCTACGCAGCGATGCAACTCGGTCTCGAAATCGACTACTCGAAACTATTAGGCTATCTCGCAGCGGGTCGGCGATTGTTAAGAGCCTACTTTTACACAGGCGTTGATCCTCACAATGAAAAACAACAGGGTTTTCTGCTCTGGATGCGTCGTCACGGCTATCGAGTCGTCACCAAAGATTTAATTCAAAATGCAGATGGGTCGAAACATGCGAACCTAGATGTCGAAATTGCGGTCGATATGTTGGAACTTGCACAATACTGCAACACGATGATTCTACTTAGTGGCGATGGCGATCTCACTTATGCCGTGAATACGATCGCATATCGGGGTGTTCAAGTCGAAGTCGTCAGTCTGCAATCGATGACGAGCGATAGCTTGGTCAATATTGCCGATCGCTATGTGGATTTGGCAAAAATCAAGGACTTAATCCAGCGCGATGAGTTGGTCGTACCTTGA